From the genome of Nicotiana tabacum cultivar K326 chromosome 2, ASM71507v2, whole genome shotgun sequence:
ACCAACTGGACGTTTCGGTCTCTCTCGTCGTTTACGTCACGAGGATGACGTCATGACATGTCGAGGTAGAtaatcgaaggctcaattcgtttcttgccATTTCACTCTAataaatgaggggactatctgtatacggttaaaatcgggcccaCCCGATTTTACTACTTGACCAAGACCGGGAGGTTACATCGAATGATGGCCTCATAATGGAACAGACTAAaatcacgaggataaggtaccgagttcagaatCGAGGTACATGTCGAGATCGAAGCTAGTAGCGATCAaagccaaatgagacagacatcgagcaagatcgaagatagcacaataacagaaaggcgagatatccgtgactggtcgaagatcatgacgtaaatctcggaacggatcaactCAGAAAtagttaattagctaatcatgagatttccttctgtaattagaattataccataagtggaattcctctactatttaaagggggggttctaatcatttgtgAGGGAGATTGTTCATAGATATCAAGGCAgtataattctctttctcgtttatactattgttcatcagcttgttatattttgATTGTTCTTACATCAACTAGTTCGAGGGTATCCAAATTCGAGGGCTGAGTTCCATTCTAACACTgatttgctttactttatagttcatttctgttattaatcttcatatttatcaattggtattaagtgaaatcatgtgtccttagaaccacattataagtttaattcttattcaattttaagggtaaacaataaTTATGAGTCAATTCTGGATACACTTTCTATATCATTAGTTTCAACTTTCTAGGGTGAACTTCCATAATGCAGTAAGGTTATTCACGAGTCATAAGCTCACAATATAAAAGTGTCACGTAATTTAATCTAAAATAAATTAATAGTACACaatttttaaatgataaaaataatgatatacaaaagatGTGGTGATACATAGTGGCATACTTTGATAGTcgtaattaattttaaaatccagGTGGAGCCTCGAGGACAACCGTCCAGCTGATTTCTTAAATTCTCGACCGGCGAAATGCAAAGAAGATAAAGGTACTATTCGTTTTAATTATGCGGTCATATTTGACTCAATATAGAGTTTGATACTTGTGAATTTAAATAGAGGCATAgtctaaatttaaaatttatgagttcaagattctaataataataataacagtagCAAATTCAGTGTAATCTCATAAATGaagtctggggagagtagtgtgtatgcagaccttatcaTATCTTAAATGTGGTCGGTATTCTAATTCATTTAAATTATTGGGTTctaattaataatttgtatatatttaattaattttttaaaacaaatataagaTTTGGATTAAAACTATTGGTTCGATCGAACCCGTAACTTGTGTTCTAGCTCCGTCTCTGGCTTTAAATGTCAATTAAATTTTTGTGTCTATAAAATTTAGAAGAAAATGACCATATAAAAATCTCAtttgttttactattattttgtattattttttactGAACTCTTGTGAAAAGATCATACAATTAATATTTGTAATGAGTCATGAAATTGATATTTTCAAATGAAAGTTGGagttacaaaacaaaataaaaaagtaaaaaaagggtCCAAGTAATGATATTAAATGGACCGTTAGGGGTATAATTGGTAGTGAATATTTCAACGAATGGAAAAGTCCCCTAGCGCCTGCTCCcatttcaaaaaaattcaaatactCCTCAGTCCCCAGCGTACGCTCTTCGACACTACGTCGTTTTATCCTTGACTTCCGTCGATTCAAACAGACCAAATTACCAATTAGGGTTGCAGAGGGGGAGAGACAAGATGATGTTTCTCTTCTTCAATTGGAGTATAATATTTTTCTTGCTCTAATCTTTTTTCTAAATTCATCACTGTGTGTCTTTCTCAGTTTACTGCAATTCAAAGCAACGGTAGTGATAGTGTATTGGTAGCTTCGATTACAATCCACGGACCCACAGTCCCACACCCCCAAAATCAAATCCTCTGATTTtaacttctctctctctttctcattACTTACCATTTCGtaattacaattttttttttcaaaatggcTCCTCCTAGGAACCAGAACAAAGCCCCAATTCCTTCTAGCCCTTCCAATGTAAGCAAAGCTTTTACTTTCAACACTCTATTCTCCTCTGCTTGTATAGTTTCCAGTTACATATATTTTGCGTTTGATTTTTCGTTTTTATGTTCCCAAATTTTTGGGTTTTGCAGAGTAAGTACGCAACAGATGAAATATCAGTAGataagaagagaaaaattgcGATTCCGAGAATGCCGGTGACCGCTGGTAGACCAACTAGGCAAGCATTTGCAGTGGTGAATGCAGTGGCTCAACCAGATCTGGCTCCAACTAGTGGACCGCCAAGTACTGCCGGTTCAGATAGCCCTGCCTTTGAGTTTTCTAAAGAGGATGTTGAAGCTTTACTCGCTGAGAAATTGAAAACTAAGAACAAGTTTAACACTAAGGTGTGATATGTTGAATTAATTAATTAGACAAATATTAAAATAGATTTATCATGTTTATTGATGTGTTAATTTCTATTGTTCCTATTAGGAAAAGTGCGATCTCATGTCAGAATACATAAGAAGACTTAAGCTATGCATTAAGTGGTTCCAGCAGCTTGAAGAGAACCATGTCACACAACAGGCATCACTTACAACCTTGTTAGACTCGGCACAAAAGAAATGCAATGAGATGGGTATGATGTGTTCCTCTTGTATATGTTAATGCTGTTCAATGTATGGGTGGAGCTAGGCTAGAATAAGGGGGTTCAGTTGAATCCCCTAGGTCGaaaaattatatgttcaaatagagaaaaaataagtCTTTATTGTTTAAATTAATGAATGTTGAATCCCCTTGATATTAAGAAAAGTTTTAGGGTAGTGGCGAAGGGGTTCAAAAGTTGCTTTTGATCAAGGTTCAAATTCTAGGTGTGACATTGTAATGTCTTTATGATTCCCCTTGTATAAATTTCTCGCTCCACCACTACTACAATGAATTACTGACTTACATTAGCTCTTTTGCGTTTTGTTAGAGATGCTTATGAAAGCCAAAGAGGAAGAATTGAACTCAATCATAATGGAGTTGAGGAAAACTATTGAAGCTCTGCAAGATAAGTGTGCAAAAGAGGAGTCAGCCAAATTGGTAGGACTGGcagggcaaaaatcatgtttcTTTAACTTGGGATCTTTGTTGGAGCTTTGCCCTGTAGCATATAAAATATAACTTTGTCTCTGAATTGCTTAACAATTTGATCAGGAAGCGATGGATTCTTTTAGTAGGGAGAAAGAGGCTAGAGATGCAGCAGAGAAACTGCAAGCTTCAGTTTCTGAAGAGCTCAAGAGATCTCAACAAGACAATTCAAGTGCGAATCAAAAGGTAAGGAGTTGTACAAGGTATTGTTTTGGCTCGATTATAGTTGTGAATTGCTCTGTTGAACTTTCATCGTGCTTAATATCTGCAGATTCAATCACTAAATGAAATGTACAAGCGGTTACAGGAGTACAATACAAGTTTACAGCAGTACAACAGTAAGCTCCAGTCTGAACTTGCTTCAACAAATGAAACATTGAAGCGTGTGGAGAAGGAGAAAGCTGCAGTTGTTGAAAATCTCAGCACCCTTAGGGGGCATTATACTTCTTTGCAGGAACAGCTCTCTTCTTCTCGAGTAAGTTTtagattttcatttttgttttctttttgctgTTGTTAGCAACATCTATGCAGCTTGTTTTTCTATCTCCGCTTTTTGAGCACTTATAGATCGAGCAAATAGTGAAGTAACTTTACTCTGTATCAATCTGAAATGCCACTTCATTTCTGGATTTTTAAACTACTTTCTTTTGCTTGAAGCTTAGTTTGTTGCTTTCTGCAACCCGTACCAACAACTAACTGTATGGTCGGGTACCTAAATTTGATGGCAATATGGGAACTAGTCAAATTTCTAGATGATGTTTATGATTTATAGGTTTTTCTTGGTATGGTGTTTTTCTCCAAGGCAGTATTTGCTTGGCTTGTTTGATGCCTTTAGATGTCTAACTTCACCCCTACTTTCATGGCTTATTGCTTCATATCTGGACTGATAGGCTGTGTAAACTGAAGAATGGGAACTGTTTATTATCTATTGAGTCGTattcttatttttcctttctgACTTCAAAGGCTGTTCAAGATGAGGCTGTGAAACAAAAAGAAACATTAGCAAATGAAGTTGGATGTTTGCGGGCAGATTTACAAAAGATGAGGGATGATCGTGATCAACAGTTGTGTCAAGTCCAGGTTCTAAATGCTGAATTACTAAAATGTAAGGAATGTACCGGGAAATCTGTTGCTGAGTTAGAGAACATGACAGTAAGGGCAAACGAACTGGAGGTCTGTCTGGTTGTATTTATATGTCTGAACATCTCATAGCAATATTTATTTGTAGTAAATAGCCATCTTTCTCGATTTTTTTCCTCAGGCACGATGTCTGTCTCAATCTGAACAAATAATCAGACTGCAAGAAAAACTTACTTTTGCGGAGAAGAGGTTACAGGTGTGTTACAATTTGGCATGAAAACATACTTTCTCTCTGCATATTGAGATTCATTTTCCTTTCTGGGATTTCTACAGTCCATTATACCTCATAAGCTTTAAATGACATTCCTCTTAATATTTTACCACTTTGTCAGATGTCCGACATGTCAGCGCTTGAAACAAAAACAGAATATGAGGAGCAGAAGAAAATGATCTTTGATTTGCGCCAGCGTCTTGCTGATGCAGAAACAAAAGTTGTAGAAGGGGAGAAACTTCGCAAAAAATTGCACAATACTATACTGGTAAATTTCGCACACATGATATGCAACTATCCTAAAAGTTCACCTATGGTTCACTTACGAATCTTTCTAATGCAGGAATTGAAAGGCAACATACGGGTTTTCTGTAGAGTGAGACCTTTATTATCTGAAGACTGTGTTAGTGCAGAAGCCAATGTCATCTCTTTTCCTACCTCAATGGAAGCACAAGGGAGAGGGATTGACGTGGCACAAAATGGTCAGTATTTTTTTTCTATCACATTGAAGCAGATAATATTTGTATTTCCTTTAACTGCGCTTTAATATCTGTGaaagttgatttgatatttctattactCAAGGGCAAAAGCATTCCTTCACATTTGACAAAGTTTTCACGCCCGAGGCTTCACAACAAGATGTCTTTGTTGAGATATCCCAGCTTGTACAAAGTGCTCTTGACGGTTATAAGgtaatatatttttaaactttGTGCATGACTGCAATTCAGTATTCCCATGTGTTTATAGGAAAAACAGTTTAGGTTTTGCTATAGTGGTTTTCTGGTCATTAGTGTTCTATGTGCAAAATGCTACTCCCTCTATTCATTTTATATGGCACTATTTCCTTTTGTCTGTTCCGAAAAGAATAGCACCTTTCTATATCGGTCAAATAGTTAAAATAAACACATGTAGTTGCATGAGATTGCGTTCTCGGCCCTCCAATTCCACCGAATTTCACTAAGACACCTGAACTTGGTTAAAACTAGTGTTTTAAATCCCTCTAACCGTTGGCCTGGCCAAGCTTATGTGGCCTTTGTTTTGATGAGTTTGGTAAAGTGCGTGGTTACATGCTTTTAAAAGAGAGTGAATGCAATGATTTTACTTGaaacatattaaaataaaagattaatcaaaagaaaaagaaaaaagattaaaAATTATGTATCCTTAAACAAATTCCCCACCCCCACGCCTCCGCCccccattttcttcttctttctgtcCTTTCCCTTTCTTGTTTGTGAACCACTGTGAAAATGGTGTCTTCACATGACCATCTCTCTCCTTTAGGTAGTGGAAGAAATAGAGGTGAAGGCTGAAGGTGATGGGAAAAACTGGAGGACGGGAATGAATGTATAATGGTGGCTGTGCAGCGAGTTGTGTTGCTGAAATGAGTTTCTGCCTTTTCAGAGTGGTGAAGGCCTTGAAAATGGGGAAATGAGTGGTGGTTCTGTGGGGTGAAGATCGAGGTGTTGAGGAAAGAGAATATGGGCTGGGTTTGGAATATTTTTGAGACACCGGTACATTGTTTGCTTGCTGATAGAACGCCGCCGATGGAGAGTTCTGGTGAAGCTTCCTTTCTGGTAGTACTCCGATCTTGTTGTTAAGGTTTTCAACTCTGAcgaaaattcgaactccagcaaGATCACATATAGTGATGGAGGAATGAAGATGATGGTTTACTGGTTGTTTCCGGTAGTAATTACTGTGAGAGAGGTCTACTGGCTGTTTCCAACTTTCCGGTAGTAAAGATTTTATTAGAAGTAATTTTCGTAAAGAAAATAATGATGTGGCATATTCTTATCTGATGTGGATACTGATGTGTTATCCACATCCGAGCAAGTGAGGGTAACACAGGGTCAAAGTGGGTGGGTGGGGGGGGAGCACAATCTAGTGCAACAACAAGTGTCTATAAGCTATCCGGCCTTCTATATTTGAAACTCTAACTTTAAACTTCTAATTTTACCGTCAATGAATATGGCCATAAAAATGTCATGGCATGTGCAAGTACTAAGGAAACTTTTGAATGTGAGTCTTGTTTTTCCCCCCTTATAAAATGAAATGGAGGGATGAAAAGATTTATTTCCTTTAGATATGTGAAATCATTCAATTCATAAGCAAAGAAAAACTGATCCACTAGCTGAATGCCCTGTTTTTTTTCTTCAGGTCTGTATATTTGCTTATGGTCAGACTGGTTCTGGCAAGACACATACAATGATGGGCAACCCAGAAAGTCCAGAGAATAAAGGACTAATACCCCGCACCTTAGAACAGGTATTTGAGACCCGACAGTCTCTTCAAGCACAAGGGTGGAAATATGAAATGCAGGTGAGaaattttaactcttcttgaTCTATTTACTTAGTCTGTTTCTCTTTCTGATATCGTTTTTCCCActatttgtttctcttttctgATATTGTCTTCCATATTATGTTTTAGGTTTCTATGCTTGAAATATACAACGAGACAATTCG
Proteins encoded in this window:
- the LOC107777817 gene encoding kinesin-like protein KIN-14N, with amino-acid sequence MAPPRNQNKAPIPSSPSNSKYATDEISVDKKRKIAIPRMPVTAGRPTRQAFAVVNAVAQPDLAPTSGPPSTAGSDSPAFEFSKEDVEALLAEKLKTKNKFNTKEKCDLMSEYIRRLKLCIKWFQQLEENHVTQQASLTTLLDSAQKKCNEMEMLMKAKEEELNSIIMELRKTIEALQDKCAKEESAKLEAMDSFSREKEARDAAEKLQASVSEELKRSQQDNSSANQKIQSLNEMYKRLQEYNTSLQQYNSKLQSELASTNETLKRVEKEKAAVVENLSTLRGHYTSLQEQLSSSRAVQDEAVKQKETLANEVGCLRADLQKMRDDRDQQLCQVQVLNAELLKCKECTGKSVAELENMTVRANELEARCLSQSEQIIRLQEKLTFAEKRLQMSDMSALETKTEYEEQKKMIFDLRQRLADAETKVVEGEKLRKKLHNTILELKGNIRVFCRVRPLLSEDCVSAEANVISFPTSMEAQGRGIDVAQNGQKHSFTFDKVFTPEASQQDVFVEISQLVQSALDGYKVCIFAYGQTGSGKTHTMMGNPESPENKGLIPRTLEQVFETRQSLQAQGWKYEMQVSMLEIYNETIRDLLSGFDASRPENGGKQYTIKHDVNGNTHVSDLTIVDVHSSSKVSSLLRRAAQSRSVGKTQMNENSSRSHFVFTLRISGVNESTEQQVQGVLNLIDLAGSERLSKSGSTGDRLKETQAINKSLSSLSDVIFALAKKEEHVPFRNSKLTYLLQPCLGGDSKTLMFVNVAPDPSSTGESLCSLRFAARVNACEIGIPRRQTSMRSLDSRLSIG